The following nucleotide sequence is from Flavobacterium sp. N1736.
CTAAATTGTATTCTTCAAAAGCTACTTTTTGAGCATGAGCAACTCCGCCGAGCATTAATGCAGCACTTAACATCATTATCGAATTTTTCATAAAGATTAATAATTTATATTACCTAATAAGAGAGTAGGTAGTCAAGACTTGGTTATCGTTACACCAAAAATAAGTTTTTTTAATTATCATTTCAGGATTAGGGTTTGTTTTGATAATACTTTAACAATATTTTACCTCTAAATACTTTAATTACGGTATAAAACACCTTGAAAAAGAGACTTTAAGGTGAATAAAATATTTTTGAAATAAGAGATTGCACAGTAAATTATTAATTGTATATTTGCAACCTTAAAAATCAATAAATCAATTTGGTATGTATGCAATCGTAGAGATAGCAGGGCAACAATTTAAAGTAAGCAAAGACTTAAAGGTTTATGTTCACCGTTTGGCTAATGAAGAAGGTTCAAAAGTTTCTTTTGACAAAGTTCTTTTATTAGACGATAACGGAAACGTAACTTTAGGCGCCCCAGCTATAGAAGGTGCTTCAGTAGAAGCTAAAGTGTTACAACACTTAAAAGGAGATAAAGTTATCGTTTTCAAAAAGAAAAGAAGAAAAGGATACAAAAAGAGAAATGGTCACAGACAATATCTTACTCAAATTGTAATTGAAGGTATTACTGCAGCA
It contains:
- the rplU gene encoding 50S ribosomal protein L21 encodes the protein MYAIVEIAGQQFKVSKDLKVYVHRLANEEGSKVSFDKVLLLDDNGNVTLGAPAIEGASVEAKVLQHLKGDKVIVFKKKRRKGYKKRNGHRQYLTQIVIEGITAAGGTKKAAAKKAVVAEEAPATEVEAAPKAKKAAAPKAKKEATKE